The Mytilus trossulus isolate FHL-02 chromosome 3, PNRI_Mtr1.1.1.hap1, whole genome shotgun sequence genome contains a region encoding:
- the LOC134712206 gene encoding deoxyribonuclease-1-like, producing the protein MNTGIKLLVIFLTLTEGSWSFRIGAFNLKVFGRKKADNQQVLGYIVKIIKRYDIIFLQEIRDNSGDSITVLENALNRAPGSKYDKIVSKRLGDTASKEQYIFLYRRHSGITIVSSYVYHDPQNVFEREPYIVKIQSTKTVLTEFVLAGIHVKPLQAIQEITALETVHRDIVSKMKTQEILFLGDMNAECSYAPKKYLNFIPIRTSDKYHWLISDNIDTTVSKGTDCAYDRFILHGDKFLYAIVEGSSNIFEFDKEYRLTNTEALSVSDHYPIELEMKTVTSSAPYIPFTMFTTVCFGSVICSCIYCLRG; encoded by the exons ATGAACACAGGAATAAAGTTGTTAGTGATTTTTCTTACACTAACAGAAGGATCATGGTCATTTAGAATTGGTGCCTTTAATTTAAAAGTGTTTGGCCGAAAGAAAGCGGACAACCAACAGGTGCTTGGATACATtgtaaag ataataaagcGATATGATATTATCTTCCTGCAAGAAATCAGAGACAACAGTGGTGATTCTATCACAGTACTTGAAAACGCGTTAAACAG AGCACCAGGTTCTAAGTATGACAAGATCGTTAGTAAGAGACTCGGAGACACAGCATCGAAAGAACagtacattttcttatatag AAGACACAGCGGTATAACGATCGTTTCATCTTACGTTTACCATGACCCGCAAAATGTGTTTGAACGTGAACCATACATAGTTAAAATCCAGTCCACGAAAACAG ttctaACAGAGTTTGTTCTTGCTGGAATTCATGTTAAACCATTACAAGCAATACAGGAGATAACTGCACTAGAAACCGTCCATAGAGACattgtatcaaaaatgaaaactcAGGAAATACTATTTCTTGGTGATATGAATGCCGAATGTAGTTATGCCCCTAAAAAGTACCTCAATTTTATTCCAATTAGAACATCTGACAAATATCATTGGTTGATTAGTGACAATATTGACACTACGGTTTCCAAAGGAACAGATTGTGCATATGACAG ATTCATATTGCATGGAGATAAATTCTTGTATGCCATAGTGGAAGGCAGTAGCAACATATTTGAGTTTGATAAAGAATACAGATTAACAAATACAGAG GCTCTTTCTGTTAGTGACCACTACCCAATCGAGTTGGAAATGAAAACAGTAACAAGTTCCGCTCCATACATTCCGTTTACAATGTTCACAACTGTTTGTTTTGGATCTGTTATTTGCTCATGTATTTACTGTTTACGTGGCTAA